The following coding sequences are from one Ornithodoros turicata isolate Travis chromosome 1, ASM3712646v1, whole genome shotgun sequence window:
- the LOC135391930 gene encoding uncharacterized protein LOC135391930: MEVSERARLQQLLNEEDLGDRKPSQMLHRMRQLLRDSSTEAQQPLLRVLFLQRLPQAMRMVLADSEDLTLDRLASLADRIADYSAPLQQPPTLAAATTSQASRLDRLEQRLEQLTDALQSLTTSQRPRLRRRSASRSSLRRTPSPAAPTPADATQTGARLCRYHHRFRHRAQHCISPCAWQENQRADP, encoded by the coding sequence ATGGAGGTGTCTGAACGCGCGCGACTCCAACAGCTGCTTAACGAGGAAGACTTGGGCGACAGGAAGCCTTCGCAAATGTTGCACCGGATGAGACAACTTCTCAGGGACTCTTCAACTGAAGCGCAACAGCCCCTTTTGCGTGTGCTGTTTCTCCAGAGGCTCCCCCAGGCAATGCGAATGGTTTTGGCTGACTCTGAGGACCTAACGTTGGACAGGCTGGCTTCGCTGGCAGACCGAATTGCCGACTACTCCGCACCTCTGCAACAACCGCCTACCCTTGCTGCGGCTACGACGTCCCAAGCCTCGCGATTAGATCGGCTCGAACAACGACTGGAGCAACTTACGGACGCCTTGCAGTCCCTAACTACTTCCCAGCGCCCAAGGCTTCGTCGCCGTTCTGCTTCGAGATCCTCATTGCGCCGCACCCCTTCGCCCGCTGCCCCAACACCTGCCGATGCCACCCAGACGGGGGCTCGTCTCTGTCGGTACCACCACCGCTTTCGCCATCGTGCCCAGCACTGTATCTCGCCCTGTGCGTGGCAGGAAAACCAACGGGCCGACCCCTGA
- the LOC135391944 gene encoding piggyBac transposable element-derived protein 4-like, which yields MSYHVLPALRNYWSTLPDLGVPYVSNVMPLHRFEQIRGALPFANNECQPDRRDPRFDRAYKVRHLITHCNEAFQAALAPPKRQSIDEHMMKFKGHNNIMKQYIKNKPIRWGFKMWCRCDSETGYLFQCDMYTGKKPEVMEMGLGKSVVVQLTSTLEGLGCEFFFDNFFNPPALQLQLSERDIKAYGTVRANRKGMPKAFPSHKDMKRGDIASFSADGICCVKWMDNRAVLMLSANAF from the coding sequence ATGAGTTACCACGTTCTGCCAGCACTGAGGAATTACTGGTCGACTCTGCCTGATCTGGGTGTTCCATACGTTTCCAATGTTATGCCACTTCACCGCTTTGAGCAAATCAGGGGTGCCCTCCCCTTTGCAAACAACGAGTGTCAGCCCGACAGACGCGACCCAAGGTTCGACAGGGCTTATAAAGTGCGacatctgatcactcactgtaaCGAAGCGTTTCAAGCGGCACTAGCCCCTCCAAAGCGTCAGTCTATAGACGAGCACATGATGAAATTCAAGGGGCACAACAACATCATGAaacaatatataaaaaataagCCTATCCGCTGGGGGTTCAAGATGTGGTGCCGCTGTGACTCTGAAACCGGATACCTCTTTCAGTGTGACATGTACACGGGGAAGAAGCCGGAAGTCATGGAGATGGGACTTGGTAAATCTGTCGTGGTCCAGCTCACTAGTACCCTCGAGGGCCTCGGATGCGAATTCTTTTTCGACAATTTCTTCAATCCACCAGCCCTCCAGCTTCAACTTTCTGAAAGAGACATAAAGGCATATGGTACTGTACGTGCCAATCGAAAGGGTATGCCGAAAGCATTTCCCAGTCACAAAGACATGAAACGAGGGGACATAGCATCTTTCTCCGCTGATGGCATTTGCTGCGTCAAATGGATGGACAACCGTGCAGTTCTAATGCTTTCTGCTAATGCTTTCTAA